From the Juglans microcarpa x Juglans regia isolate MS1-56 chromosome 7D, Jm3101_v1.0, whole genome shotgun sequence genome, the window gtttgaatttagtatttattagattttaggaaagagagaaaaattgaataaaaaatattataaagttaaaatattattaaaattttttaatattatttttgttttggaatttgaaaatctggattttttttttttttttggagtttgaaaaaaatgtaatgattagtttgaaagtgtttgtattttaatgatgtttgaaaaaaaataagataatataaaatgagatgagatgaaatgggataaaaattatttataaacattcCTGATAAACGAGCCCTACGTTACACCATGTCTATACCAACATAAACACACGATAAGACGGCCTGGAAGCCTTAAGACTTCCAACACCCCACCcccatcaaaatgaaaaataaggaagacCGTAAAATTCTAGCTTATACTTAAAATTCTAGATTAAGTATAAGGGGTGGTGAATGGAATTCAACATTATCCTTTTGGTATATATAAGCCTAGATAtgatttggatttttcttgattgAGTAATTCTACTTAtaagctactattcactctcacgcTCCACACTTatagcttcttctttttcttttttcatagaatgtgtgaatattttttataaagtgtgggatagtaaatagtgactgatgagaaaaatttgTCTACTTGTATTATTTCTATGCTCAGGCAGGTTCAAAAGTGTGTTATGGGCTTTAAAGGTGTGGAACTACCATCTCAAGTTGAAAAAGCTAAGTGCGGATCCCTGGCATACTTACGGGTAATCAAGAACTTCCCTTCCACACAaatattgtttctcttttcttcgATCGGTCAAACATTTTTTCTAAAGGATTCCAATACCATATACCTGAATATTTTACTGTATATCCTCATAGAAGGCGTTTCAGGTGTCAGAAAAATACAAGTAAAGGAgtattttatcaaatggaaatattaaaaaaaaaaaaaaaaaggaaaaaggaaaacttAGCATCTGCCAAATATCTCTTCTGGAGGATCATACACGTGCCGCTCGGGAAAGAGCTCTTCAAAGTCTTGCTTGACTTTGTTTCGTAACAAGGGATGTGGCAGAAGTCCCTTCAACAAAATCCTGAATGGCAACTCATCAGGAGGATCTGGGGATTTCTTCATGTCTTCGTATATGTTCATTGCATCTGCAGGAGATCCATACTTTAAGAAGCCCCTGATGACTTCAGTATATGTTTGAGAATCAGGGAATAAGTCCTCCTTTCTCATGTCTTCCCACAACTGCATTGCGTCATCCATTTGTTTACGTCTCGCTAATGCAATAATCAGGTCCTTATACAGATAGACATCGGGCTTGTACCAGTCTTGCTTCTGTATCACCCTGAACATCTGAAAATTCATTGAGTTGCTCGTAAGCCCAAGTGtataattttagttaaaataaaCACTGATGTAAAAATCTAAGcataattttattgttaaatGTAACCAagaggaagatttttttttttaataagtaatcaTTCTGGAATAAGAAGATCAAAACCCAGGAAAAGATGTTATCAGCCAGATCCAAGAAATCCGCCATCTTTAATAGAGTCATGGCAAATAAGGGTGATAGgttgaaaatttaatatggGAACTAACCAAGAGGAAGATGATAGAGATTCTAATCAAAAGATATGGCCTAACCAAATTATGGTTTCTGCATCTGAAGAACCATAACTTCAGACAAAGAAAAGTCCAAGTTTTttcaaggaagaaaaaaagaaagagaaggctAAGTTTGTATTGCAGATATGGTTCCATATTGAGGAAAATGAGGAAAGGCAGACGAGAGCTAAGAAAAAGGAACAATAAAGTTATCATTGCCGATGAAAGAGCACCTGACTTGAATGCCGCATTAATAGGGCATGCTAAACCCAAAATACAATCATAAACTACCTGATTCTCAATCTATAACCATTCCTTCAATATCCTCATCGTGAAACTAGTAAACAATAAACAGTAACCCATCAGAAGTTCGATACTAAAAGACCAGAAAAATTGGATGCGTTTGCCAGTGGTTCCATTATAGAAATGCCCACTAAAAGAAACCCCTGGAATTGAACTCTTCATAGTTGCACGGACAACCAGCAGCCACATGCTCAAGCTAAGTTCACAAAGCGAATACATTGCTTTATATGTGAAGCTTCAATTTAACAGTAAGTAAAGTGATCCTCATACATATATTAAATCAGAGCATATTAGAAGTTTCCAGGAGTTGATTTTTCCTCAAAGGAGTTTTATCGAACACTTGCAGGCCGTATTCACTCTACTGCTCATCTTAAAGATGTATTCTACAAAAGGTACTTGCTTTCGCAATTTATGAAGTAAGTTCGCCCTCAAGAAGATCATTTCCACCTCACATTGCAATTAATGACTATTCCAATTCAGTTcatagagatagagagagagagctaacaAAGTGACCAATCAAGAACCCAAAGGATGAAAATATAATAGCAACACAAACGAAAATGTATAATAGGCAGTACATCTCAAGCGAACCTTGAAAGCCAAAGCAACCTCTTCCTGGCGCTCGAGCTCACAGAGAACAGCAATAATATCCATCTTCAAGAGCCTCAGTACATGGGTCTTCATGAATTTCTCAAGCTTCTCTTCGTCATCCTTGAACCTCTTCAACCCCAATATCACAAAAAGCGCTTCTTTCCCAATCAGCTTCTTGCCTCTCCAGAGTGGTCCTCTGGGCCTCCCATCATGGTATAGCCTAAAGGGTTTGCAATAATCGGGTACTGATGCTAAGACTTCGGGTTTTACTGGCAATGAAGGTTCTCTAATAGGAACTATCCTTAGGTTCCGAATGAGTATGGAAGCCAAAAATGGGTGTTTTAGTCTTGAAAATGCACGGGTTGCCATTGGAGTTACTCGGGTGACCAAGTTGATCAGGTTTCGACCGGCGAACGAAATGAAGGGCAGTTCACGCGAAAGGCTAAAACGAGTCAAACGACATACAACTCAAAAGCAAAAACTACACGGCGTACACTCAGGACAGGGTcagtaaaaactaaaaagtgcCAAGAGAACTTCAATTTCTAATGCAATATTTCTACTAACTAAAGGGTATaatgtgaaaaatgatgttGGTAAGTTTTTTAATTGCCATTTCCCCATCATCccttaatataatattaaaagatgatgaatgatatttttatataaacaatGTAGGTAACAATAcaagaatttaattttcacatcgaatttaaatttttaattaataagtttatatggaaggagaaaaaaatccTTCTCGTACCATGAATAGCATTGAAGGGATGGCTCGCATAAACCTTTGAAAAGTAAAGAATCGTGTAAAAGATAGTAAAAGAATTGTGAAATGGTTGTAtgtatatcattttcattttttttaatataatagagaTAGTTGAAAGAGAACACAAAAGACTTCTTGTCATTTAAGAATTGAGTCTTGCTGAGTACAAACGGTTTGGTGCACTAAATTGCATATCGatattgacatgattttttttattaaaaataaaaataaaagaaggaaaattttgagaaaagaataaagtcatctattttacaaaaatcattttcgtctCATTTTGTACCGTTTCATTAAGCGAATGTCTTATATGTCAACATCGGTGTACAGTTTGGTGCGCGAACTCACTTACAAGAAAACTTTTCCTCAAGAATTTGAATGAGACCAATTTAGGATCCACTTTCATTTTCACCATTCACGCACATGTACAAtgcattagaaaaataattttagttataCCTTGATTGTAAAGTTTTCGAAGtgtagcacttttttttttttattaataacaaCCGTATTTATTtagatatagagaaaaaaaaaataagcgtACTTTTAATTgtctaatatttattaaacatgaTCTGTCAAGTTCTTCTAAActtaataatgaaatttatggTCATTCAAACTCAACACAATCAAAAGCTTTTTATATGTTGTTGTACATGCTGGCTAGGAGTTGTAACACAGTATGGCCTCAATGGTGAGGCAAAGATCGTCATTGAAGGGCAATTCAGATAGTTCGTGTATGGCTAATGAAAGTATTTGGGGCAAGTGCTGTCATCTCCTTAAACGAGAACAAGTTCTTTCAACGCCTCATGCACGAGCCTGGGATTAATAGCTTTAATTGGGGATCCATATGATGCTCATATCCGTAAGAAACTTTGATGATATTCTGAAACGTTTAACTTCTGGTGAAACTAAATAAGGAAGACCTTTTGAAGAATTCGACTTTAAGCCGTCCAATTACTGCACTTGGCTGAATTATTCTAACACTGTTTTTAGTGTAACAATCACATACAGcttaaatattatataccaCATTTCAATGCAAAGTGAGTTCCACTACATGAGATCACCACTACCTTCATATAGTTCTTGAAACTTCTTGAGCAACAATTTCACCTGAAGCATCCTTAGTAGATAATCACTGGATGAAGGATCCAAACAAAAAGGTGGGCAAGTTAAAACATACTTATAGCAGAAGAAAATCGAAGTACAAAATCATTTGAGGCTTACGATGTTGAGCAGGACTTGCCACCCAAGAGGCAAAAGATGTGATAATTCAAGTATGAAGGTAATTGGCAGCCATCATCAGCTCCAGAGTCAACTCAGGTTCAATGGGAAACTCAGTCTCCTTCCCACTGAAAAATAGTAGCATTTGTGTATCAGTATGACGTAATAACAATGGGGGGTAATGGAGTTTCTGATCAAAACTCCAGATCAATTCCAACGAACAATCAGTGCCAATTCCAGCTTTTATAAATATGTAGAACAGAAGTTAGAAATATTGGTGCAGTTATGTTCTTTACAAATAATTTGACCATGCCAGTCACCGAGATCTTAACAAAAAGAACAAACACAAAGTGTACCACATATAATTAAACAGACACGGTGCCTGACTCCAAGAAAGTATTGtagtaaaaaaattgattataaaCAGGAGGCCCAGCAGAGAGATGCTTAACCAActaaattttaactcaaatcattacAGGCAGAGTAACTATCAGATTATTGATATGAACAAATTATGTATGAGAAAAAGCAAAAAGTACAGATAGTCCGTCCTACTTTTCCTCAACCGTTAAGCTTATCATATTCATCAGGACCCCGAtttgaaatgatatttccaAGCAATTAGTCCATCcagctttttttatttattttttatttatccagCTTCTTATTCAACAAGTTGCCATTTTTCTAAAACCTGTAATTTCCTCTAAACTTTTACATGTTACTCCAATTATTAAATTGTGAAAATCCGTTAGTCGGATAaatcgaaaaataaaaaatgacctATGAGATAAAACTAAATCTGAAGGGTCatgatatgaaattaaaatgtaACCATCCATATAACAGGCTCACAATAGCCTAATATGCACGGAAAATATTATAcgaattaatttttctttttaaggaaAAGTCTGAACTATCAGTATTTTTCCTATAAACCATCACGTAGATAAAGACATCAAGCTTCTAAATTACTAGAACATCCAACACTAGCTTGCCTAAACCTTCACACAGCCATTGGGAGCATCACTAGGAGAAGTAGCCATCACTTCACTCAGTAACATAGCTACTTCAAACATTTTGCCTGGACATTCCAATCATAAAAATGCATCAGCATTTctacaataacatatatatctatacatgTGTATTATTGCTTCATGCCCTATGTTTAATTCATATAGACAGAAGACGATGCAAAAGTAGGAAGAAGAAAGCATGCAAAAAGAACAGCCAGACTCAATAGTTTATTCCATAATGGCCACTAGAGGAGTAAAATTGCAAGAGGACAAGTTACGGTAATCGACAAAGAATACGATAGATACCACTAAAGGCAACATACCACTTCCAGTCAAAAGAATATGGAGTTGCAAGAACCTAATCTCAGTAACACAGTATGTAAATGACTACATTCCACATCATAATAAAAACATTgtattcattctttttcaaaccAATAAGACTTTCTCACACTTTCGCGCAGTTAAACAGAGCCCACATTAGTTATCAAGATTAGtttaaataagaaaacataAAGACAAAGTATAAACAGGGGAGCTTCTAGGTCAAACAGTCAAGAACATGGCAAAAAGCAACAGGAAGCTATGCCTTCCAACTGGGGATAAAAAACACGATAGCATTGGAAACAGAGAATCCAAGTATCTTTTAGCAGAGTGGGAAGGAATTTCAAGGGATCCCTTTCTTATTCCACAATTATCACACCTCTTGGCTCATAAACGAAACTTAAAGGATTATGACAGGGATTTTACTCGAAAGGTTGCATCAGTATGCCCCAATGCTACGAATTGAAACATAACAAATGATGTGATATTCCAAAAGACTGCAAGTGTGCATCTGATGCTTGCCTTGATATAGAGGAAGAACAATATAGATAATTCCAACATCAAAATGCAGGCAGAAGTGATCAAGGTTCTTTCTGCCTCTTTTCATATGATATAAGCActaaaaatcatctttaaattcCTTTGTAGGATGTATAAACGCCAAGTATAAATCAATAGAACCCTTTGTAGGATATCATACATGTCTATACAAAGGAAGAGAACTATGACGATGGCATCCACCCATACTGATGAGACAGacatccaaaaatttaaaatatgttcatCGAAAATACCACAAAAGAAACACAAAGCCAATTATCGGACGAGACAGCCAAAAGAAGGACACGaatgaagaaataaatgaagGGGAAGATGACAACCTGGCGAATTGAAGATGCCAGTAGAAATACTTGCAGATCTTCTCTAAAATCGTTGTGCTGATCTCAGGGAAAGTCACTTCACCATGCTGCGTTTCAGCAAAGCTCCCTTTCAGAAATTACAGAATAGATAGAACCACTTCGTCAGGCACGAATCACAGAAAGTATGAGAGGCAATAGGAATTGTTTTCtccaaaatttttaactttaatcataTAATGCAAGATAATGAATTGCCTAGCTCAACCCAAGGCAGCCCTAATTGTATTCGGTCcggaaagaaatttaaaaagggcaagagagagagagagagagagagagacctggaGAGGTAAGCATATTGTAGATGGTCTGAGAAACCATGGCGGCTTCCTTATCGATCACGAATTCGAAACCCTCGGCGCTGATCAGCTTCACCGTGTCCTCTTTCTTCATCTTCGCGCGCTCTCTCTCCCGTGCTCTGCGTCGTATGCGTTCGCCGTAattctccttttatttttctcttcaactGGCCGTGATAATCGTGATAaccgtgatttttttttttttggataattgaTAACCATGAAATTGGAATAGGGGAGGGAAAACAAACACATACGGCGTAAGTTTCTTGGACTTTGTTTTTTACTTTAGAGAAAgtctattttatctttttaatttgacatttttatttgaCATTAAgtcaaaatttgtttttttattttattttttttttacttaatggttaaggaagtaattttaagtgtattgatatattttttttattttttaaatatatttaaatatattaaaaaaatatgaaaaaaaaaaatttatactgggcggtatgcccagcggtcaaaatggggcggcatagtagccgcccccttTACTTTATAACAAGTGACTTTGACTATAAATGGATTTTATTTAGTAAGAGATTATTAATAACTGAGTCAATTATGCCTCAATTTACCAACTTGAATCACTCGTATAATACGaataaattttgttaataaattttataaatatttaatctaatatctttttttgttgttgagaatattaatactaatattaatatcattatttgactacttaatatttaaaactattaCACTTTTATTGttaataagtaattttattttatgaaaatattaaatttttttatgtattattagtttggatattgataataaaatattttatcatgaatctcttgtaattgtgaatgatttatatagttatttttatattatatatcaagttatattaattgagtgcaaaaataaatatacaatttagctcaatccatttatatgaaatatgttgaaATAGGTCAAATAAGTTGTGTCCAGGTCAACCCAATAAACTTTAATTACTAAACACATTAAGTAGGCCATGCCCTATCACTCGTTATTTATATGGGTCGTGTTAAAATTTAAGGTTTGACCAACTAAAATCGGGTTCTGATTGACCCATTGATGCAGGAGAATCTGAGAATGATAATGATGAGTTGGCAGATACCATGTTGATAGTATTAGACTACCTTGAAAAGGCAGATCAACATTAATATGACAGTAAAAGGTAGAAGATTTATCGAATTATGATGATATTGCGCACGTATTAATATTTTGGTCATAACTTTGGCTGCAGGTATCAGAATCACGCATGTTACCCCaatttgaaaagattttttCGGCATGCACACCATGGTTGCTAAGCTACGCCTTGTACCGAAATCTACCATTTTCCTCTCCAAATTGtcgatttaaattaatttttttctttttacaataaTGTTTCACTATCACTTTTAAAGCACTTTCAATTACTTCTTCatcctatcctttaaaatatatcaccaaaattcactttttatattatacatatggacttttataatatatcatacatcagcttatctattttttcttcatatcatttaaatatcatatttagtcttttttattcatttcaaatattttatttaactatcaATAATATCCTCATATATTTTGACATTTATAATATCTCGtcatatacaatgtcatataattatgttttattttaaattaatccaaatttataaactaagccaaactataaattaattcaaaaaataaaaagaatagattatataatgaaaatattctcaaagtATATTATGAGAATCCATTCTcgataattgtaaaaaaatattcttaagatATTCTTTGATATATTCCGTGAATATGCATTTTCGATAATTGTGAAAGAATATTCCTAAGATATTCTTCAGTATATTTCGTGAATATCAATTTTCAATAATTGGGAAATAATATTCCTAAGATATTCTTCAGTATATTCTGTGAATATCCATTTTCGataattgtgaaaaaatattcTTAGTATATTCTCTAgtatatattaagaatattcttttagttttctcaaaacttcaactataaataatacaatttattcatcaattttcaccatcttcttattcttctttctaTATAGTTCTTATGGATCCCGTTTTTGAGGTATTTAACTCTTCGTCATAGGAGTTCAAATTAAATTTAGCTCTTGCTATGGAAGCAGAACGTTTGGGTAATGAAAGATGCTAGATATCACGTTGTAATTTTATTCTGCGTCATATATTCATTCAAAGAAATTCGCTTGAAGGCCACAAATGCCTTTTCCAAGATTATTTTGCTGAATCACCTATATATCCTCCAAATCTATTATGTAGGAGGTTTCGAATGCAACCTCATCTTTTCTTGCATATTCAAGTTGCAATCGAAGCATACGAACCATAATTCGTCCAAAGAAGAGATGCTGCTAGAAGACTTGGGCATTCCTCCTTTCAAAAAATAACTGTTGCGATGAGAATATTAACTTATAGagtattttgtgattttgtggaCAAATACTTAAGGATTGCAGAAAATACAGCAATTGAGtatttgaagaaatttgtaAAGGTTGTCATTAGCATATTCTCCAACGAGTACTTAAGATTGCCAAACGACAGTGATATTACTAGATTGCTCACAGTTGGAGAAAGTCGTGAATTTTCTGGGATATTAGAAAGTATTGATTTCATgcattgaaaatagaaaaattttccAAGTGCATGGAAATGAATGTATTATGGTCACATTCATGAACCAATGATAATTTTAGAAGTCGTAACGTCATATGACCTTTGGATATGATATGCATTTTTTGGATTACCAGACTCTCATAATGATATTGATGTCCTAGAAcactcttttgtttttagagagCTCGCTGAAGAACATAGTCCGAAGGTCAACTACTCAATAAATAGAAATGACTACTCATTGAGATATTATCTTGCTAATGGTATATATCATTCATGGTCGACATTTATCAAAACAATTCATTCTTCACAtggtcataaaaaaaaaaaatttttgctGCAACTCAAGAATCAGTAAGAAAAGATGTAGAATGGGCTTTTGGAGTGCTTCAAGCTCGATTTACAATT encodes:
- the LOC121239116 gene encoding elongin-C gives rise to the protein MKKEDTVKLISAEGFEFVIDKEAAMVSQTIYNMLTSPGSFAETQHGEVTFPEISTTILEKICKYFYWHLQFASGKETEFPIEPELTLELMMAANYLHT
- the LOC121239115 gene encoding protein THYLAKOID ASSEMBLY 8-like, chloroplastic — protein: MATRAFSRLKHPFLASILIRNLRIVPIREPSLPVKPEVLASVPDYCKPFRLYHDGRPRGPLWRGKKLIGKEALFVILGLKRFKDDEEKLEKFMKTHVLRLLKMDIIAVLCELERQEEVALAFKMFRVIQKQDWYKPDVYLYKDLIIALARRKQMDDAMQLWEDMRKEDLFPDSQTYTEVIRGFLKYGSPADAMNIYEDMKKSPDPPDELPFRILLKGLLPHPLLRNKVKQDFEELFPERHVYDPPEEIFGRC